A genomic segment from candidate division TA06 bacterium encodes:
- a CDS encoding polysaccharide deacetylase family protein, producing the protein MTGKNAIIFIDTESGLEGPWREYLDFAEGISQITKVLHRYKVPAVFNACGKLLEMHPQLFVELEKQGHEIALHGWKHENLRMLDDKWLEKVLARSQQAYTQTLGHSPYGFRAPWLDHDQRLLEWLNRKGYLWVSHQHLFLRERFFSPAARPEIRAGQRMAGLWARWQERNFRKLPHQNKYGLKELPLTSSMDGELLGLLSPLQPSPAKDIDFAVNAWHQQLLRAPGFFTLNLHDWLISSGNRPDVLNKMTSLLLSENYKITTARQIV; encoded by the coding sequence GTGACCGGAAAAAATGCCATCATATTCATTGACACCGAATCCGGTCTGGAAGGCCCCTGGCGGGAATATCTGGATTTTGCCGAGGGGATCAGCCAGATCACCAAGGTGCTGCACCGCTATAAGGTTCCGGCGGTATTCAATGCTTGCGGCAAGCTGTTGGAGATGCATCCCCAGCTTTTTGTGGAATTGGAAAAGCAGGGGCATGAGATCGCTTTGCATGGCTGGAAGCACGAAAACTTAAGAATGTTGGATGATAAATGGCTGGAGAAAGTACTGGCCCGCAGCCAGCAGGCCTACACTCAGACTCTGGGGCACAGCCCTTACGGCTTCCGGGCGCCCTGGCTGGATCACGATCAGCGATTGCTGGAATGGCTGAACAGGAAGGGATACCTTTGGGTCAGTCACCAACACCTGTTCTTGCGGGAACGATTCTTCTCTCCGGCGGCCAGGCCCGAGATCCGGGCGGGTCAAAGAATGGCCGGATTGTGGGCCAGGTGGCAAGAAAGGAATTTCCGCAAGCTTCCGCATCAGAACAAATACGGGTTAAAGGAACTTCCGCTAACCTCATCCATGGACGGGGAATTGCTGGGGCTGTTATCTCCCCTGCAGCCCTCTCCGGCCAAAGACATAGATTTTGCCGTCAATGCCTGGCACCAGCAGCTTTTGAGGGCGCCGGGCTTTTTTACCCTGAACCTTCACGACTGGCTGATCTCCAGCGGCAACCGTCCGGATGTTCTGAATAAAATGACCTCCCTGCTGTTGTCTGAAAATTATAAAATAACCACCGCCCGGCAGATAGTTTAA
- a CDS encoding glycosyltransferase family 2 protein, with product MLYPEDKNIDLSISIVSYNVKRLLGLCLGSIKAHTKGISYQVIVVDNGSRDGTVAMLAEKFPWVKVIANRKNRGFASAQNIGLGMGRGRYLFSLDSDTYITEDTFSAMVRFMDQFPDAGAAGAKLLSPQGLRQYSRRRFPPSIWPVIYRGSILKKIIPPTAQVRYYEMSDVVLASETEVDWVYGGNIIFRRQALEQTGLFDERFFIYCEDIDISYRMQEYGWRR from the coding sequence ATGCTTTATCCCGAAGATAAAAATATTGACCTGAGCATCTCCATCGTCAGCTATAATGTCAAGCGGCTGCTAGGACTGTGCCTGGGGTCTATCAAGGCCCATACCAAGGGTATCAGCTACCAGGTGATAGTGGTGGACAACGGTTCGCGCGATGGTACGGTCGCGATGCTGGCCGAAAAGTTTCCCTGGGTCAAGGTGATAGCCAACCGCAAGAACCGGGGATTTGCCTCGGCCCAGAACATCGGCTTGGGGATGGGACGCGGACGTTATCTGTTTTCCCTGGACAGCGACACATATATAACCGAAGACACCTTCAGCGCTATGGTCCGGTTTATGGATCAGTTTCCCGATGCCGGGGCGGCCGGTGCAAAACTGCTGTCTCCCCAGGGTCTGCGCCAGTATTCGCGCCGCCGCTTTCCTCCGTCAATCTGGCCGGTGATATACCGGGGATCTATTTTAAAAAAAATAATTCCGCCCACCGCCCAGGTCCGCTATTACGAGATGTCGGATGTGGTCCTGGCTTCGGAGACGGAGGTGGACTGGGTATATGGCGGGAACATCATCTTCCGGCGTCAGGCTCTGGAGCAGACAGGGCTTTTTGACGAGAGGTTTTTCATCTATTGCGAAGACATAGACATCAGCTACAGGATGCAGGAATATGGCTGGAGGCGTTAA